The Metabacillus schmidteae genome has a segment encoding these proteins:
- a CDS encoding TetR/AcrR family transcriptional regulator, protein MKPHDRILAASKELATKNPADKITFAHIAEIAKVHWTTVRRYFGSKEGMRRRLVDFQEPNQNHHLDTRTNILDSAGKVFGELGYEGATLDLIAEDAGLTKGAVYWHFSSKGDLFIELINKSLTNLLVELPSQLEKVFKSSSPEQAINRLLKSQFQACEEDKSQQPTLFFEFISRRRDSEVREKLDVVFAKLFAGTEVILEDLQKRKMISEKVDASSLSVTLHGLINGMVLMWMVSPSSVPLTQMADSISKIIWDGINPK, encoded by the coding sequence ATGAAACCGCACGATAGAATTTTGGCTGCTTCTAAAGAGTTAGCCACTAAGAATCCTGCAGACAAAATAACATTTGCCCACATTGCAGAAATAGCTAAAGTTCATTGGACTACTGTAAGGAGATACTTTGGCAGTAAGGAGGGAATGCGGCGAAGATTAGTCGATTTTCAGGAACCTAACCAAAATCACCACTTAGATACGCGCACTAACATATTGGATTCAGCAGGTAAAGTATTTGGAGAACTTGGTTACGAAGGGGCAACACTTGATTTAATTGCCGAAGATGCAGGATTAACCAAAGGAGCTGTATACTGGCACTTTTCCAGTAAAGGAGATTTGTTTATTGAGTTAATAAATAAGAGCCTAACTAATTTATTAGTGGAACTTCCTTCCCAATTAGAAAAGGTATTTAAGTCTTCAAGTCCCGAACAAGCAATAAACAGATTGCTTAAGAGCCAGTTTCAAGCTTGTGAAGAAGATAAAAGCCAACAACCTACCTTGTTTTTTGAATTTATTTCTAGAAGGCGTGATTCTGAAGTTAGAGAAAAGTTAGATGTAGTTTTTGCAAAATTGTTTGCAGGAACTGAAGTAATTTTAGAGGATCTCCAGAAAAGAAAGATGATTTCAGAAAAAGTGGATGCAAGTTCATTATCTGTAACTCTCCACGGCTTAATAAATGGGATGGTTCTTATGTGGATGGTATCTCCAAGCTCTGTACCGCTCACTCAAATGGCTGACTCTATATCCAAAATAATATGGGACGGAATAAACCCAAAATAA
- a CDS encoding alpha/beta fold hydrolase: MFIIAIVTVLIGMVTLYFYNQNQFKKAELAYPPNGDFVEVDGIKLHYLSKGNGKPVVFLHGGVLSSEDFSDVIELAAQEGYKAIAFDRPGYGHSERPTNEKVTPITQAKLIHKALKKLNITDPIILVGHSWSGTMIMSYALQFPNDVEGLVTLGGAMYKEGYPAENGDALSELVTTPILGDLIMNTLLATPLGKSMGKETTKATFSPETPPAGYEEKLLALWGRPTQFKANREDTLAFPITSKQISSQYKEIEVPTIIVVGENDPFGTIKMAERLQKDLPNSKMVRLPNVGHMIPENHPEKVLDAIELLTVMK, translated from the coding sequence ATGTTTATCATTGCTATTGTAACTGTCCTTATAGGAATGGTTACTTTATACTTTTACAACCAAAATCAATTTAAGAAGGCTGAATTGGCATATCCTCCTAATGGAGATTTTGTTGAAGTAGATGGTATCAAACTTCACTATTTGAGTAAAGGGAACGGAAAACCGGTTGTGTTCTTGCATGGAGGCGTGCTTTCAAGTGAGGATTTTTCCGATGTAATAGAGCTTGCAGCCCAAGAGGGATATAAGGCAATCGCATTTGACCGCCCTGGGTACGGGCATAGCGAAAGGCCCACCAACGAAAAAGTCACTCCTATTACACAAGCTAAGTTAATTCATAAAGCATTAAAAAAGCTGAATATAACGGATCCAATTATCCTTGTGGGTCATTCTTGGAGCGGAACTATGATTATGTCTTATGCACTTCAATTTCCTAATGATGTTGAAGGTCTTGTTACCTTGGGAGGAGCAATGTATAAAGAAGGATACCCTGCTGAAAATGGAGATGCCCTTTCAGAATTAGTAACGACTCCTATTTTGGGTGATTTAATTATGAATACCCTATTAGCAACACCATTAGGTAAGTCAATGGGTAAAGAAACAACTAAAGCAACGTTTTCACCGGAGACACCTCCAGCTGGTTACGAGGAAAAACTACTAGCTTTATGGGGTAGACCCACTCAATTTAAAGCTAATAGAGAGGATACTTTAGCTTTTCCGATAACATCCAAGCAAATTAGTTCACAGTATAAGGAAATAGAAGTTCCAACTATTATAGTTGTAGGGGAAAATGACCCTTTTGGAACTATCAAAATGGCTGAAAGACTTCAAAAGGACCTTCCTAATTCTAAAATGGTCAGATTGCCCAATGTTGGTCACATGATTCCTGAAAATCACCCTGAGAAGGTATTGGATGCAATAGAGCTATTAACTGTAATGAAGTAA